GTGGCTGAACCCGGTGCCGCAGCCGCATTGGGCCTATACCCAATCCATCGGCCTGATCCGGCAGGCCTTCGGCGAGCGCATGTATCCGCTCAACCTCGAGGGCATCGATCACGCGATGCGCGAGTTGGTCCGATAGGTTTCATCCGGCAGCGCGGAAACCGGTTTGCCGAAAGATCCGCACGCAGATAAGAAACCGCATGACCCAGACCTACACCCACAGCCCCAAGCCCTTCGGCGGGCCGATTTCGTTCATCCTCAAGGGCGACAGGCTCACGGTGGATTCCGGCCGCAAGGTGCATGAGGTCCAGCTCGGCGCCGTCAGCACGGTCCGCATGACCTTCGAGCCCGGCCGGCTGGCGCAGAAATCCTTCCGGACGAAAGTGACCATGAAGGACGGCAAGTCCTTCACGTTCAACTCGCTCAACTGGAAGAGCCTGGTCGAGGCTCAGGAACTGACCCAGGAATACCGCGGCTTCACTCAAGCCCTGTGCGAGGCCATCGCGCGCGCCAATCCCCAGGCGCGGTTCGTGGCGGGAAAGCCCATGGGACTCTGGCTGCCCACCTCGGCGCTGGCCATCGCATCGCTGCTGGCCATGGCCTACCTGATCTGGCAGGCCATGCGGATGGGAGCGACGGGCGTCGCCCTGCTGGGCGCGCTCTTCGCCGTCGTGGGCGTGTGGCAGATCGAGCCGATGATCCGGCTCAACAAGCCCCGCCCCTTCCGGGCGGGCGAACTGCCGGCGGAGCTTCTGCCGAGGTCCTGAGCCTGACGTGGCGGCGCGGTGCCTGGTCCTCGTCAACAGGCCATATTCCCTGCCAGGGCTTTAAGGAGGCCTTCTGCCCGATAAGTTCGTTGACATACCCTCTTTATGAAATATTGTAACAAACAAGTGCCCGCAGAGGTACTTTCAGGACACCAGAAGAGGGAATGGTTATGAAACTCACTATCTGCATCAAGATCGCACTCGCCTTCGCCCTCATGGGATCGGCGGCAGCGATGTCGTTTCCCGGGGCGGAAGGAACCGTCGTGGCCCGCGCGGGCGATCCGTCCCAGTGGGGCTAGGCGTTCTGTCATCCTGAAGGAGACGCCCCTGATCATAGGGCAAGCCGGGATGCCTTCGGGCTCCCGGCTTTTTGTTGGCTTGAGGGGCAGCCCGGCGTTAGGCCCGCACCACCAGCACCGAGCACTTGGCGTGGCGCACGATGGTGGCGGCGTTGGAGCCGAGGAGATAGGTCGCCATGGTCGGCCGGTGGGAGCCGATGACGACGAGATCGGCGCCGGTCTTCTCGGCCTCGTCCAGGACCTCGTTGTAGACCGAGCCGAGCCGGACGACGGCGGAGACGCGCTCGGCCGGTAGGGCCACCCTGGCTGCCAGCTCGGCCAGCTTCTTCTCCGACTCGCCCTGCTGCTCGTCGTCGAAGGTCGGCGGCATGAACTCCATGTAGGTGACGGGCACGATGGCCCGCACATAGATCAGGCGCAGGGAGCCGCCCGACGCATTGGCGAGCTCGACGGCCTTGTCGATGGCGGGCTGCGCCTGATCGACCTCTCCGAGATCGACGGGAACCAGGATCGTCTTGAACATGGGCTTTCTCCGGATTCAGCCTTGACGGGTGGGCGTGTGAACGACGAGGCCGTCGAGTTCGGGCCGGACGCGGATCTGGCACGAGAGACGGGAATTGGGGCGCACATCGTAGGCGAAGTCGAGCATATCCTCTTCCATCGGCTGAGGCTGGCCGGTCGCGGCTTCCCATTCCTCTGCGACATAGACGTGACAGGTCGCACAGGAGCAGGCCCCTCCGCACTCCGCCTCGATGCCCGGGATGCCGTTGCGGATGGCGGTTTCCATCACGGTAGAGCCCTCCTCCGCCTCGACGGTGCGGGCTGTACCTTCGGCATCGATGAACGTGATCTTGATCATTGCGGACCTCTTCTTGTCGGCGCATACTTAAGACAGACTGCACCGGAAGACGAGAGACGGGCGCGAAACCTGCCGTCTTTTCGCCGTAATTTTCCCTGGTAGAGCAGGTTACTAAGCCGTTAACGACGTTCATAAATGACAGGGGACATCGGGTTTCCTTGTTGCAGATCGGCCGCTAGACTTGCTTGGTAAATAACAGATTACCGTGCGGAATCCCTTGAACGGGGCTCCGTGCCGGTTGAGGCCACGCATTCACCTCGTTTTTCAGGGAATGAAGCGGGCTCAACCATCATCAGTTGCGTCACGAGGGCGGATCATGGCGACCGAGAACAAGAAGATGAAGGACCCGGCTGAGGCGGCCCTGTCGGCTGTCGAGCAGGCACTCAACCTCGAAGAGACATTCGTGATCCATACGCCGGAGCGCTCGGGCAACAAGCCTTATGAAGAGCCCAAGCTGCCCGATATCGACGATCACGACTTCACCAAGGGTCCTTTCGGTCTCGGTTCCGATTCCCTGTCCGCCCAGGCAGACGACCATGACCCCAGGCTCGACGACATGGCCCGTTCCGGTTTCATCGCCCCCGACCGGAGCGCCGTCGCGAATGATGACCGCCAGAACATGGGCGTGATGCTGCAGGCCCTCCAGGTCCGCCCGTCCCGCCGCGCCTATTGGATCGCCGCCCTCGCCTCCCTGCTCTGGCTCGGCGGTATCGGGGCCCTGGTCTATGCACAGGGGATCACCACCCCCGAACAGCTGCTCGCCGCCTTCTCGACCTCGCAGTTGGCTCTCGGGGCCGTCGGGCTCGTGGCGCCGATCTTCCTCTTCTTCATCGCCGCGATGCTCACGATCCGCTCGCAGGAAATGAAGCTGGTCGCACGGGCGGTCGGCGAAGTCGCCGTACGTCTGGCTCAGCCGGAAAACTTCTCCACCGATGCGGTCCTGTCCGTTTCGCAGGCCGTGCGCCGTGAAGTCGCCGCCGTCGGCGATGGCGTCGAGCGGGCCCTGGCCCGCGCGGGCGAACTCGAAACCCTCGTGCGCAGCGAAATCTCGACGCTGGAGCGCGCCTATTCCGACAACGAAATCCGCATCCGCTCGCTCATCGACGAGCTCGTGGCGCAGCGTGAGGCCATCGTGTCCAACGCGGAGCGCGTGCGCGGCTCCATCACCGGCGTGCACCAGAGCCTGATCCAGGATCTCGACGGCGCCAGCGAGCGCGTCGTTTCTGCCGTCAGCGGCGCGGGCGACAAGGTCACCGCCTCGCTCGAACAGCAGGGCGATCACATCACGCAGGCCCTCGGCCGCGCCGGCGAACGCGTCGTCGAGGAAATGGCGAGCCGCGGCGTCGAGCTGGTGGAACGCCTGTCGGGCTCCAGCGAAGAGATCAAGAACGGCATCTCGGAGGTGGGCACCACCATCACGAGCGCGCTCGAGAGCAAGGCGCAGGACATCACGGGCGCCTTCGAGCGCACCGGCGACCTCCTGACCCGCCACCTGCAGGACGGCGCGAGCCAGGTCACCCGCACGCTCGCCGAAACCGGCCGCGGCGTGATCGACGCCCTCGCCCAGCAGGGCAACGACGTGCGCGAAGCCTTCGAGCAGACGGCCCGCACCCTCGAGGACAGCTTCGCCCAGCGCGGAGCCGAGATCACCGAGAAGCTGGCGGCCACCGGCGGCGTCATCGCCGACGATATCTCGGCCCGCACGACGGAAATGCGCGACCAGATCGCCACGGCGGGCGCCCTGGTGGGCGAGGAGATCGCGACACGCGGCACGCAGCTGCGCGAGCAGCTTTCAACGACGGGCGCCACGCTCGTCGAGGAACTCACCGCCAGCAGCAGCAATCTGCGCGAGGAATTCGCCCTCACCGCCGGATCCCTCATCGAGGAACTGGCGACCCGCGGCACCAGTCTGCGCGAGCAGCTCGCCACGACCGGAACGGGCGTCGTCGACGAGATCGTCCTGCGCGGCAACGAGTTCCGCGAGCGTCTTGCAACCACGGCCGCCGACGTCACCCGCGAGATCAGCGAGCGGGGCGGAGAAGTGCGCGAGCAGCTCGAAAGCGCCGTGCGCCTCGCCGACGAATCCATCGGCAACCGCGTCGAGGATCGGGCGCCCCGCCTCGAGACCGCGAGCCAGCGCGTCAGCGAATCCGTCACCGTCCAGGGCCAAGCGCTGGAGACCAGCCTCGCCGAGGCCGGCGAGCGCGTGTCGCTGCTCATGGGCAACCAGGTCGAGGAGTTCCGCACCGCCTTCGAAACGCGCGGCAAGGACTTTTCCGAGACGCTCGCTCTCCACACGGACGAGGCTCAGACCCGTCTCGCGACCACCGCCAAGGACATCGTCCTCGCCATCGCGTCGCAAGGATCGCGCGTCAACGAGGTGCTCAGCCGCACGGCGGAAACTCTTTCCACGACGGTCGACACCCGTACTCGCGAGATGGAAGAGGCTCTCGGCTCGCGCCTCACGGCCCTGGAGGGCGTCATGGCCCGCGGCGGCGAGATGGCCGAGCGCATGTCCCGCGACGTGGGCAGCCTGACCGAGACGATCAGCGGCCGCTTCGAGGAGATGGACCGTCTCATCACCGTGCAGGGCCGCGCCGTGGCCGAGACCTTCGCCGAGCGCGCCCGCGAGGCGACCACCGCCATCGAAACCCAGCTCGCCGCCCTGGAAGAGCACGCCTCACGGCGCAGCTCGGAGATCACGGTCAACTTCGACACCATCGTCGAGCGGGTCGACACCGTTCTCGGCGCCCGCGCCACGGCGCTCAACGAGGCCCTGGTGGTGCGCACCGGCGAGATGGCACGCGTGATGGCCGAAGGCGGACGCGACGTGGCGGCCTCGCTCCAGGCGCGTGTCGACGAGATCAGCCAGGCGATCAGCGCCAAGACGAACTCGATTGCCGATACCCTGTCCTCCAGGGCCGAGCAGATCGGCGTATCCCTCGACAGCCGCATCGCGTCGATCAACGAGGTTCTCGGCAGCCGCGCCGACGAGATCACGGAAACCCTGGGCACCCGCGCCTTCGAGATCAACCAGACCCTGGGAAGCCGCGCCGAGGAAATCGCCAACGCGCTCAACCAGAGCGTCACGATGCTCGAAGACCGGGTCGTCAACCGCCTCAGCGGCGTTGCCGAGACCATCGACGAGCTTGGACAGGCCGTTCTCGGCTCGCTCACCAGCCGCATCGGCGAGATCCGCTCGATCTTCGACACGGAAGGCGCATCCCTCGTCGAGAACCTGGGTAGCCGTGGCGAAGTGATCGGCCGCGAAGTCGCCGCCATCAGCGATACGACGCTGCGCAGCCTCGAAGAGCGCAGCAGCACCCTGCTCTCCTCTCTGCAGGATCGCACGATGGAGCTGACCGCCTCCTACATGCAGTCGACGGAGGCCATGCGCAGCGCCCTCGACCTGGGCACGCAGCAGACCGTCGAAGCCCTCACCGGCACGAGCGACCGCCTGCGCGGCGAGCTCACCGACGTGCTCGGACGCCTTCAGGACGCCAACCGCCTGCTCCAGCAGGTCGCGGCCTCGGCCAGCAGCAATCTCGGCGCCGTCGAGGACGGGTTGGCCGGGCGCGTCCAGCACATCGAGTCGCTCTTGACGGAGATCGCCACCCAGACGGGCCGCGCGTCCGATCAGGTAGGCGATCAGGTCGATGCCCTGCGCAGCGTATCCTCCGGAGCCATCCAGCAGGCGCTGGAACTGGCCCAGAGCCTCGAGGAGCGCGGTCGCACGCTGACCGACACCACCCACGAGCAGATGCGCACCCTCACCGAGGCCACGACCGCTCTCGAGCGTGTCGAGGCCCGCATGAGCGAAGCCCTGTCCGGCCGCCAGCAGGCCCTGGACGAGCTTCTCGGCCGTATCAACGCGCGGGCTCAGGATCTCGAATCCGCCACGCGCTCCTTTACGACCCTGCTGGAAGGCTCGCTCGAGAACGCCGACGCGAAGGCGCGCCAGCTCGGCTCCGTCCTCGCCGCTGCCGCCGATACGGCGACGAACGCCATCGGCGAGCAGTTCGAGCGCATCCGGTCCAGCACGGGCGAGGAGAGCGCCCGCACGGCCGCTGCCCTGCGCGCCAATTACGAGCAGGCCGCCGCCGAGATGGCCCAGGCCCTCGGCAGCGCCACCGCGAAGTTCCGCGACACGATGGGCGAGCTGCGCGGCATGACGGGCCAGATCCAGCGCGAGTTGGAGGCGACCCGCGCCGAGCTGCGCCGCGGCGTCGTGGAGCTGCCGCAGGAGACGCAGGAAGCCAGCGCCAACATGCGCCGCGTCGTCGCCGACCAGATCAAGGCTCTCAACGAGCTGTCCGCTCTGGTATCGCGCTCCAACCGTCTGGTCGATGCCGCTCCGGCCGCCCAGCCCCGCAAGGCCGCCGTCAACGAGACGCCCGTCGCCGCCACCATGGCCGCCGTCGCGGCCGCGGTCGAGCAGCGGATCGCGCAGAATCCGGCCCCCGCCCCTGCCGCGACGGTCGCCCGTCAGGCGGAGCCCAAGCCCGCTCCTGCCCCGACGCCTGCGCCTGCACCGGTCCCCGCGCGCCCGGCTCAAGCCCCGGCTGAGCGTCCGGCTGCTCGCCGGGAGGAGGCTCCCGCCCGCGACGCCGGCAATCGCGGCGGTTGGCTGTCGGATCTCCTGAACCGCGCCTCCCGCGACG
This region of Microvirga mediterraneensis genomic DNA includes:
- a CDS encoding universal stress protein; protein product: MFKTILVPVDLGEVDQAQPAIDKAVELANASGGSLRLIYVRAIVPVTYMEFMPPTFDDEQQGESEKKLAELAARVALPAERVSAVVRLGSVYNEVLDEAEKTGADLVVIGSHRPTMATYLLGSNAATIVRHAKCSVLVVRA
- a CDS encoding 2Fe-2S iron-sulfur cluster-binding protein, whose amino-acid sequence is MIKITFIDAEGTARTVEAEEGSTVMETAIRNGIPGIEAECGGACSCATCHVYVAEEWEAATGQPQPMEEDMLDFAYDVRPNSRLSCQIRVRPELDGLVVHTPTRQG